The nucleotide window TGGCAGCGGGCCGCGCTCAGCGCCTGCTGCGCCGTCGGCCCGTGGGGATCAGCCATGACGGGGGCCACCTCAGGCGAAGACGACGGTGCGGTGGCCGTTGAGCAGCACGCGGTGCTCGGTGTGCCACTGCACCGCCTGGGCCAGGACCCGGCGCTCGACGTCCTGGCCCTTGGAGCGCAGCACGCTCACGGAGTCCTCGTGGGCCGCGCGGGTGACGTCCTGCTCGATGATGGGGCCCTCATCGAGATCGGCGGTCACGTAGTGGGCGGTGGCGCCGATGAGCTTGACGCCGCGCTCGTGGGCCTGGGCGTAGGGGCGGGCTCCCTTGAAGGAGGGCAGGAAGGAGTGGTGGATGTTGATGACGCCCCCGCGCAGGCGCTCGCACAGCGCGGGGGAGAGGATCTGCATGTAGCGGGCCAGGACCACCAGCTCCACGCCCAGGGACTCCACCAGGGAGAGCAGCTGCTCCTCGGCGGCGCCCTTGGTGTCCTGGGTGACCGGGATGTGGTGGAAGGGGACGTCGTAGAAGTCGGCCACGGGCCTGAGATCCTCGTGGTTGCCCACCACGCCCGCCACGTCGATGGGCAGCCCCTGGCTACGGGCCCGGAACAGCAGGTCGGTCAGGCAGTGGCCCTCCTTGGAGACCAGGATGAGCGTGCGCATGGGGCGCCCGACCTCATCGAGGCTCCACTCCATGGAGTAGTCGCGGGCGAGCTCGGCCAGGTCCTTCTCCATCTCCTGGCGCGGAACGGTGGTCAGCACCTGGACGCGCATGAAGAACAGCCCGGTGTCGGCGTCCCCGAACTGCTTGGACTCGGTGATGTTGCCGCCGCGGCGGGCCAGGGCGCCGGTGACCGCGTGGACGATGCCGGGCCGGTCCGGGCAGGACAGGGACAGGACGAGGTGAGTGGGGGAATCGGGCTGTGCCATGGGGGAAGCCTAGCTGTTCTTCCCATGGAGGTTGTGGGCGCGGTCGATGGGTGGTTTGCCTCCGATGCTGGTGTGGGGTCGGTGGTGATTGTAGTGGTGGAGCCAGTGGGGGTAGGCCTGGGCGCGTTCCTGGTCGGAGTCGTAGTGGCGGGCGTAGGCCCATTCTTCGACCAGGGTGCGGTGGAACCTCTCGATCTTCCCGTTGGTCTGGGGCCGGTAGGGGCGGGTGTACTGGTGCTTGACGCTGCTGCCCAAAGCGGTGTTGAAAGCCTTGGAGCGGTAGCACGAGCCGTTGTCGGTCATCACTCGTTGCACGGTGATCCCCAAGGAGGCGTAGAACGCCCGGGCCCGGTGCCAGAACCCGGCAGCGGTGTCCTGGCGCTCATCGTCCAGGATCTCGGAGTAGACCAGGCGGGAGTAGTCATCGATGGCTGAATGCAGGTATGAGTACCCCATCGATGAGCGGTGGGCGCCTGCGGAGCGTTCCAGGGTGCGCCAGCCGCCGCCATCGGGGATCCGGCCGAGCTTCTTGACATCGACGTGCACCAGTTCGCCCGGGGCGCGGCGCTCGTAGCGCACGGGCCGGGGCCTGCGCAGGCGCGCACCGGTGGTCTTGTCGATGTGTCCCAGCAGTGGTGCCCGGTAGCGGTGCAGCACTTTGGAGACCGTGGACTGGGGAAGATGGAGGTGGTAGGCGATCCGGTGGGCGCCCCAGCGGCGAGTAGTGCGCAGGGCGATGATGCGCCTCTCGGTGCGCCGGGCAGTGCGCCGCGGTGAGCTGATCGGGCGGCTGGAGCGGTCCTGCATCGCCGCGCGGCCACCGGTGCGGTAGCGGGCCACCCATTTGGACACCGTGCCCCGACTGACATCGAACCGCTGGGCGACACGGGCCTGGGCCCACCCCTGGTCGATAACCAGCCTGGCGATCTTGAGCCGCCCTTGAACACTCAGAGCAGCACGAGCATGAGTAACATATGACACGAGGACCTCCGTGGATCGAGTGAGCGTGGTAACCCACATCGATACCGGAGGTCCTCGCCTACCCCCTCACACCACGCCGCACACAACCTCCATGGGAAGAACACCTAGCGCGGCGCGCAGCGCGGCATGGTGCCGTGCTGCGCGCCGCGCGGTGGTCGGCCGCTGCGGTGAGGGCCGGGGCTCGGGAGGCGATCAGGGCTGTGCGCCGCGCACGGTGATCGGGACCTGCGCCGAGCGCTGTGAGGAGCGTCCCTTGATCGTCAGCGTGTGGTCGCCCGGGGGCAGTGTGGCCGGCAGGGTCACGTCGTAGGAGAAGGTGCCGTCGGTGGCGGTGGAGTACATGTGCGGGGTTCCATCGGCGCTCCCGCCGATGCGGGTGCCGTCCTCCAGGGTGATATCCGTCGGCTCCAGGGTCACCAGGCCCGTGCCCTCCACCGTGATCCTCTGGCCGGCGGCCGGGCTGGGGGTATCGGAGCGCACGGAGGCATTGACCGGGACCTGGGCGGAGCAGGCGTCGGCGACCTCATCGGGGTAGGAGAAGGTGGCGTTGGCCCGCTGCTCGGCCTTGTTGATGTTCTCGCTGCCGTTGACACGGATGTTGAAGTAGATGTCCTCCGGGAAGGTGTCGTCGGCGCGCCCGGTGATCGTCCAGTGCAGGACGGTGGTGCCATCGCCCTTGGTCTCCCAGACGGTGTCCTGAAGGCGCCGCTGATCGTCCCAGACCTCCATCTCGAATGTGTAGGCGCCGGTGGTGGTCACCGGGATGGAGACGGTGCAGCCATTGCGGGTGATCGTGCCGATGGACGCGGTCAGGTTCTCCGGCGGTGCGGGCAGGACTGTGATGGTCTGCGGGGCGTAGGCGGTGGTCCCCTTCGCGGTCTGGCAGTTGAGCGTGTAGGTGTAGGTGCCCGGGGTGTCGGGGACCTTGATCGTGCCCATCCACATGCTGCCGGCAGCGGCCTGCTCGGTGGTGACCGTCTGCCCGTCGCGCAGGACGGTGACTGTCGCGGTCTCATTGGCCTCCGCCTGGGGGCAGATGTTGTCGCGGGAGAGGGTGACATTGGTGCCGACCTGGGCGGTGGGGCTGCTGACGGTGAAGGCGGGGGGCGAGGGCTCCTCCGCCGACGCTGTCGGGGCGGCTCCAAGGGCCAGGATGGCTGTCGCGGCGGCGGCCACGAGGCTGCGTGCACGCATAGGGGGTTGCTCCTCTCGGCTCGTTGACTCGTGCGTGACGTGGAGAAAGGTGGAAGAAGAAGTGGAGTGGAATGGGCGGAGCCGATGAAAGACGGCGGATGAAACGATACATGAAAAAGGCGAGTGGGCAACCCTGGGGCGGAGGCGTCGGTGGAATGCTACGTCTTCCTGCGCTCGGCCTTGTGGTTGCCTGAAAAAGAATGACCCGAGCGTCGTTCCGCTGGGTGTCTTGTCAGGATATCTTGAGGTTTTCTTGAGGGATTTCTTAGGGTGATTGTGGGGATTGCGAATCTCCACTGCATTGCTTTCTCATCTTCTTTCTCAAGTTGGTGGAGAGGGATTGTGGTGCCGGTGTGCAAGCAATATTCGGTGACTGTATTTCTGTCATGACGGCGATATCCAGGAGACGTGCAGCCTTGCTTCTCGTGGGGGCGGCGCCGTGAGGTGTGCGTGACGAGGGGGTGCGCCCCGCCTGCGCAGGCGGGGCGCACCCCCTCGGGTGCTGTGTGTTGGCGGTGGCGCGCCGGGCCTCAGCCCTGGCGGGCCTTGAACCGCGGGTTCTTCTTGTTGATGACGTAGGTGTGGCCGCGGCGGCGCACGACCTTGCTCCCGGGCTGCTTGGCCAGGGAGCGGATGGAGGCGCGGACTTTCATCTTGGGTTCCTTCCTGCTCGGGGTGATGGCCCGGGTCGGGTCCGGGCTGGGGGTGCGGGGTGTGATCAGCGCCGTCGCTTGCCGTAGCGGCGCTCGAACTTCTCCACCCGGCCGGCGGTGTCCAGGATCCGTCCCTGCCCGGTCCAGAAGGGGTGGGAGGCGCTGGAGACCTCGACGTCGATGACCGGGTAGGTCTGGCCGTCCTCCCACTCGATGGTCTCGGTGGAGGTCAGGGTCGAGCGGGTGAGGAAGGCGAAGTCCGCCGACTTGTCGCGGAAGACGACGGGGCCGTAGTCGGGGTGGATGCCGGGTCTCATGGGCGGGCTCCTTGCTCTGGGGTGCTGATGCGGCTGATCGGGGTACTGCGGGGTGGTGGCGGTGGGCTGATGGTGGGGCTTCCGGCCGGACTGCCCGGCGCCCTCACCATGAGGACTTCCGGATCCCGGGCAGCTCGCCGCGCAGTGCCATCTCGCGGAAGCGCACCCGGGAGGTGCCGGTGACCCGCAGGTGGCCGCGTGGGCGCCCGTCGATGACATCGCGCCGGCGCAGGCGGGTGGGGGAGGC belongs to Actinomyces capricornis and includes:
- the purU gene encoding formyltetrahydrofolate deformylase, yielding MAQPDSPTHLVLSLSCPDRPGIVHAVTGALARRGGNITESKQFGDADTGLFFMRVQVLTTVPRQEMEKDLAELARDYSMEWSLDEVGRPMRTLILVSKEGHCLTDLLFRARSQGLPIDVAGVVGNHEDLRPVADFYDVPFHHIPVTQDTKGAAEEQLLSLVESLGVELVVLARYMQILSPALCERLRGGVINIHHSFLPSFKGARPYAQAHERGVKLIGATAHYVTADLDEGPIIEQDVTRAAHEDSVSVLRSKGQDVERRVLAQAVQWHTEHRVLLNGHRTVVFA
- the ykgO gene encoding type B 50S ribosomal protein L36, yielding MKVRASIRSLAKQPGSKVVRRRGHTYVINKKNPRFKARQG
- a CDS encoding IS481 family transposase; translation: MSYVTHARAALSVQGRLKIARLVIDQGWAQARVAQRFDVSRGTVSKWVARYRTGGRAAMQDRSSRPISSPRRTARRTERRIIALRTTRRWGAHRIAYHLHLPQSTVSKVLHRYRAPLLGHIDKTTGARLRRPRPVRYERRAPGELVHVDVKKLGRIPDGGGWRTLERSAGAHRSSMGYSYLHSAIDDYSRLVYSEILDDERQDTAAGFWHRARAFYASLGITVQRVMTDNGSCYRSKAFNTALGSSVKHQYTRPYRPQTNGKIERFHRTLVEEWAYARHYDSDQERAQAYPHWLHHYNHHRPHTSIGGKPPIDRAHNLHGKNS
- a CDS encoding type B 50S ribosomal protein L31; this encodes MRPGIHPDYGPVVFRDKSADFAFLTRSTLTSTETIEWEDGQTYPVIDVEVSSASHPFWTGQGRILDTAGRVEKFERRYGKRRR